From a single Oreochromis niloticus isolate F11D_XX linkage group LG3, O_niloticus_UMD_NMBU, whole genome shotgun sequence genomic region:
- the LOC112846197 gene encoding uncharacterized protein LOC112846197 yields the protein MESELEKLELEIKGTLYQLTLEQLIKLCDVLQISGPGKEFVINKTRSQLVSHLVKHLERTELDTREDEGMSELLNVQDIISDIQMDKKQSVNERLDPAVQDQESSQEEIETLRLLLQQKEGEMHGLMRNSMNPALSPRTPVRNIVPTAPNSSMWRKDFKISGQIGEPGQKDRLTFSSLARQIESGINRGYPESEITDAVIRAITPGLQLRSYLEGKENLTSPALRRILRSHYQEKGATELYKQLTSEVQSSKETPQNFLIRTMDLRQKILFASQEVESSLKYDPALVQSLFMHTVLTGLQNDNIKSDLQPYLLQTNTSDELLLEKVNIAVANEKERQDKKKHAAPS from the coding sequence ATGGAGTCTGAATTAGAAAAGCTAGAGCTGGAGATTAAAGGAACACTGTATCAACTGACCTTAGAGCAGCTGATTAAATTATGTGATGTACTTCAAATTTCCGGACCAGGAAAAGAGTTTGTGATTAATAAAACGCGCAGTCAGCTAGTCTCACATTTAGTTAAGCACCTTGAACGAACAGAGCTGGATACCCGAGAGGACGAAGGTATGTCAGAACTTCTTAATGTCCAGGACATTATAAGTGACATACAAATGGataaaaaacaaagtgtgaaTGAAAGACTGGACCCAGCTGTTCAGGACCAGGAAAGTAGCCAGGAGGAGATAGAGACATTAAGACTGCTCTTACAACAAAAAGAGGGTGAAATGCATGGCTTAATGAGAAATAGCATGAATCCTGCCTTAAGTCCTCGCACCCCAGTGAGAAACATTGTTCCAACAGCACCAAACAGTTCCATGTGGCGGAAAGATTTTAAGATATCAGGCCAAATAGGAGAGCCGGGGCAAAAAGACAGGCTGACATTTTCCAGTCTGGCCAGACAAATTGAAAGCGGGATCAATAGAGGCTACCCAGAATCAGAAATCACTGATGCTGTAATTCGTGCTATCACGCCAGGCTTGCAGCTAAGGAGTTATcttgaaggaaaagaaaacctcACATCACCTGCTCTTAGGAGAATCCTCAGGTCTCATTACCAGGAGAAAGGTGCCACAGAGTTATACAAACAACTTACCTCTGAGGTTCAGAGTAGTAAAGAGACACCCCAAAATTTCTTGATCAGGACAATGGACTTGAGACAGAAAATCCTGTTTGCTTCTCAGGAGGTTGAGTCCAGTCTAAAGTATGATCCAGCACTAGTCCAGAGCCTTTTCATGCATACTGTCCTGACTGGTCTTCAGAATGACAATATTAAAAGTGACCTGCAACCTTACCTCCTGCAAACAAATACTTCAGATGAGTTGTTGCTCGAGAAGGTAAATATCGCAGTCGCAAATGAAAAggaaagacaggacaaaaagaAACACGCCGCTCCATCATGA